cagcaaaaataaaaaataaatttaataatttacatttttttctactgaTAGTAAATCTACAGGATAATCTTCATCCTTTTCTTGATCAAAATCAGCTTCGTGTAGTCTTTTGATGGATATTCCCAATCTAAATGTATACGAAAAAATAGTACCGTTGAATTCGGAATAGAAATTTCCATCTGTGCCGGCACTGAAACCATCAaagacattttataaaatgtatatgaaatatatgaCTCACTGATAGTGAGTAAAATAATTCtagaagataaaaattatgaatattaaaattaccatatatttttagctGAGTATTCTTGGAAGTTGAGAAATTCTTTCCCGGTAACcaaattccaaaatttcaaattattatttttcgacaacgtaacaattatattttttttatctgaaacCAATTAAAGTACTCAACTAATTAATGCTgaaaataattgcaatttacgtaattaaaattaatactttactTGTGTaccagtaaattaatttaacaattgaTTGATCTTCACTACCAGGTCCTCCGAATAAAAATTCGTATCGATTGCCATCGAAATCATGATAATTATCTCTTTCTTTAAAAACATTTACTCTAGATTCTTTTGTCCCGATGgctaaatatttatctaaatacaaataatcaaaaatttaatatcggaagttgttaattaaaaaaagaataattaccGCAAGTGGCAATGCAAGACACATGTCCACCTAGTAAATCCTGTGCTATCTTTTGCTCATGATCAACAGCCAGAGAAGCACAAGCTTCCCATTTGTTGCGAATGAAATGAATCTTCTTCCAAAAATTTTCGTCATCCAGTTGATAAAAATTGTCAGCAAGCATTGAAGGCgatagttttttaataaacaaacagAGAACTGATCGATAAATATCTGACTGAGCAGCATCtctcca
This genomic interval from Microplitis mediator isolate UGA2020A chromosome 2, iyMicMedi2.1, whole genome shotgun sequence contains the following:
- the LOC130663246 gene encoding uncharacterized protein LOC130663246 gives rise to the protein MGQFSDHLFLKIFKRMSVRQLIFLKIVHKRFYVLITKLLSKNKNLWRDAAQSDIYRSVLCLFIKKLSPSMLADNFYQLDDENFWKKIHFIRNKWEACASLAVDHEQKIAQDLLGGHVSCIATCDKYLAIGTKESRVNVFKERDNYHDFDGNRYEFLFGGPGSEDQSIVKLIYWYTSKVLILITAGTDGNFYSEFNGTIFSYTFRLGISIKRLHEADFDQEKDEDYPVDLLSVEKNIKVIWPQAGLINITNILMPLPNDIKIVTTSSYSIKLPARATKAENKKFYLLSLENSRSIIATYGEYL